A single genomic interval of Deltaproteobacteria bacterium harbors:
- a CDS encoding Gfo/Idh/MocA family oxidoreductase produces MNIRIGLVGLGTGGRSLPLAIRKTSGFDFVAGADLREKARAQYAAEFGVQTFDSVEAMCAMKDLDAVYVATPNPFHAPHAMAAMERGKHVMVEKPMALTLEDCDRMIAAAEKNRVKLMVAHTRSFNEPIRKMREIISSGRLGRVTQVHTLRYSPWLLRPREPVEIDTTLGGGVCYRQAPHQVDIARLLAGGVARSVRAMAGRWSPENATEGNYSALIEFAGGVAATLIYDGYGYFDDRELIEGDVFGGREAVTAGQRLRKARAEGNLDKDTSRSGVAFDIERGDAPAERRPRQPFFGLTLVSCERGALRQSSKGVFVYDEKGRSEELCSEWQGPLRVELGDFYKAVREDKPMPHDGHWGKATLEVCLAILRSSRDGSEHKLAWQVASRY; encoded by the coding sequence ATGAATATCAGAATCGGCCTAGTGGGCCTTGGCACCGGGGGGCGCTCGCTGCCGCTGGCGATTCGCAAGACGAGTGGCTTCGATTTCGTCGCCGGCGCCGATCTGCGCGAGAAAGCGCGGGCGCAGTACGCCGCCGAGTTCGGCGTGCAAACCTTCGACAGCGTCGAGGCGATGTGCGCGATGAAAGACTTGGACGCGGTCTATGTCGCCACACCCAATCCGTTTCACGCGCCGCACGCGATGGCCGCGATGGAGCGCGGCAAGCATGTGATGGTCGAAAAGCCGATGGCGCTAACCCTGGAAGACTGCGATCGTATGATCGCTGCAGCGGAAAAAAATCGCGTCAAGCTGATGGTCGCCCACACGCGCAGCTTCAACGAGCCGATTCGCAAGATGCGCGAGATCATCAGCAGCGGCCGGTTGGGGCGCGTGACACAAGTGCACACGCTGCGCTATTCGCCCTGGCTCTTGCGGCCGCGCGAGCCGGTGGAGATCGATACTACGCTGGGCGGCGGTGTGTGCTACCGCCAGGCGCCGCACCAGGTCGACATTGCCCGCCTGTTGGCCGGCGGCGTGGCCCGGAGCGTGCGCGCGATGGCCGGCCGATGGTCGCCAGAGAATGCCACGGAAGGGAATTATTCGGCATTGATCGAGTTTGCCGGCGGTGTGGCCGCGACCTTGATCTACGATGGCTACGGCTATTTTGACGATCGTGAGTTAATCGAAGGCGATGTTTTTGGCGGCCGCGAGGCCGTCACCGCCGGGCAGCGGCTCCGCAAAGCACGCGCCGAAGGCAATCTCGACAAGGACACCAGCCGCTCGGGTGTGGCGTTCGATATCGAGCGCGGCGACGCTCCGGCCGAGCGCCGGCCGCGCCAGCCGTTTTTCGGTCTCACGCTGGTCAGCTGTGAGCGCGGCGCGCTCAGGCAGTCGTCAAAAGGGGTGTTTGTCTACGATGAAAAGGGCCGCAGCGAAGAGCTCTGCAGCGAATGGCAAGGGCCGTTGCGGGTTGAGCTGGGCGATTTCTACAAAGCCGTAAGAGAAGACAAGCCCATGCCCCATGACGGCCATTGGGGTAAGGCGACCCTGGAAGTCTGTCTGGCGATCTTGCGGTCGAGTCGCGACGGCAGCGAACATAAGTTGGCGTGGCAAGTGGCGAGCCGGTACTAG
- a CDS encoding aromatic ring-hydroxylating dioxygenase subunit alpha — protein sequence MLSQEENNLLTQVSRGTPMGELWRRYWLPIAAASELIDKPTKKIRLLGEDLVLYRDKQGRPGLIGPQCAHRRMSMLLGIPDNDGLRCPYHGWLYGKDGRCLEQPYETAEDPNSTFKDRIRMPAYPVQELGGLIFAYLGPEPAPLIPRWELFVRDGVLRDIGAAVIPCNWLQIMENSLDPVHVEWLHQHFFNYVQERLGRTEFKGKPVSHKKINFREFEHGIVKTRMLEGQTEESEDWQVGHPVLFPNILLSGSTQRPTFQIRVPLDDSHTLHLWYTCYARPDAKPQDVIPFYQVPVPGVDANGEPDWSLLDNNSGEDIIAWVTQGGVADRTQEALGLSDKGIILYRKQLKEQMEKVRAGQDPMNVFRDPAKNQLLKLRLEDAKLNRGSFRGGGPTRQGGATKYSPVLNSEE from the coding sequence ATGCTCAGCCAAGAAGAAAACAATCTGCTCACACAAGTCAGCCGCGGCACACCGATGGGCGAGTTGTGGCGGCGCTATTGGCTGCCGATTGCCGCGGCGTCGGAGTTGATTGACAAACCGACCAAAAAAATTCGTTTGCTCGGTGAAGACTTGGTGCTCTACCGCGACAAGCAGGGGCGGCCGGGTTTGATCGGGCCGCAGTGCGCGCATCGGCGCATGTCGATGCTCTTGGGAATTCCCGACAACGACGGTTTGCGCTGCCCCTATCACGGCTGGCTTTATGGCAAAGACGGCAGGTGTTTGGAGCAGCCCTATGAAACCGCGGAAGACCCCAACAGCACGTTCAAGGATCGCATTCGCATGCCGGCCTATCCCGTGCAGGAACTGGGCGGGCTGATCTTTGCCTACCTCGGCCCCGAGCCGGCGCCGCTGATACCGCGCTGGGAACTATTCGTGCGTGACGGCGTGCTGCGCGACATCGGCGCCGCGGTGATCCCGTGCAATTGGCTGCAGATCATGGAGAACTCCCTCGACCCGGTGCACGTCGAGTGGCTGCATCAGCATTTTTTCAACTACGTGCAGGAACGGCTGGGGCGCACGGAATTCAAAGGCAAACCGGTGAGCCATAAGAAAATTAATTTTCGTGAGTTCGAACACGGCATCGTCAAAACCCGCATGCTCGAAGGCCAGACCGAAGAGAGCGAAGACTGGCAAGTCGGCCATCCGGTTTTGTTTCCCAATATCCTTTTGAGCGGCAGCACGCAGCGGCCGACGTTTCAAATTCGTGTGCCCTTGGATGATTCCCACACGCTGCATCTCTGGTACACCTGCTACGCGCGGCCCGACGCCAAGCCGCAGGACGTGATTCCTTTCTACCAAGTGCCGGTGCCGGGCGTCGACGCCAACGGCGAGCCCGACTGGTCGCTGCTCGACAACAACAGCGGCGAAGACATCATCGCCTGGGTGACGCAGGGCGGCGTGGCGGACCGCACGCAAGAGGCGCTTGGGCTGTCGGACAAGGGGATTATTCTATATCGCAAGCAGCTGAAAGAGCAGATGGAGAAAGTTCGCGCCGGGCAAGATCCGATGAATGTGTTCCGCGACCCGGCAAAGAATCAATTGCTCAAATTGCGCTTGGAAGACGCCAAGCTCAACAGGGGCAGTTTTCGCGGCGGTGGGCCGACGCGACAGGGTGGGGCGACGAAGTATAGTCCGGTGCTTAACTCGGAGGAGTAA
- a CDS encoding extracellular solute-binding protein, whose translation MRTKFRSRGSMRLAGFIAVLVALVLGFSPSRVAAAESAGWEAEWNRVLKAAEQEGQVNLYSLSEIGEAIANSGFAKKFPKIKINVVGARGGEHISRIMAERRAGKFLVDLGNLGNTSPHTLYQSKVLDPIASAYILPEVKDESKWWQGKQQFIDPDGKYILVYVGAPLFLVGYNTKLVEPKSFKSYWDLLEPKWKGKIVAFDPKAGGFAATRDRFFYHNAELGPQFLRRLFSETSLTLYARYPQGEDWLAAGKYSLCLCRHQSISEAKAQGLPVDLMEPTQFKEGVGIESRAKTLVLMNQAPHPNAAKVFLNWFLSREGQSDFQKTAAKFIDAGAEASLRQDISKDDIPPRNRLNPGVKYLPQWNPDYFDMKPISKVISEALAEKK comes from the coding sequence ATGAGGACAAAGTTCCGGAGTAGGGGATCTATGCGCCTAGCCGGATTCATAGCTGTGTTGGTGGCGCTGGTGCTTGGGTTCTCGCCGAGCCGAGTTGCGGCAGCAGAAAGCGCGGGCTGGGAAGCCGAGTGGAACCGCGTTCTCAAGGCTGCCGAGCAGGAAGGCCAGGTGAACCTCTACAGCCTGTCAGAGATCGGCGAGGCGATCGCCAACTCGGGGTTTGCCAAGAAATTCCCCAAAATCAAAATCAACGTCGTCGGCGCGCGCGGCGGCGAGCATATTTCGCGCATCATGGCCGAGCGGCGCGCTGGCAAGTTTCTCGTCGACCTCGGCAACCTCGGCAACACGTCGCCCCATACGCTCTATCAAAGCAAAGTCCTCGACCCGATCGCATCGGCCTATATTCTTCCCGAGGTCAAAGATGAATCGAAGTGGTGGCAGGGCAAGCAGCAGTTCATCGATCCCGACGGGAAATATATTCTCGTTTACGTCGGCGCGCCGCTGTTTTTGGTCGGTTACAATACCAAGCTTGTCGAGCCGAAAAGCTTCAAGTCGTATTGGGATTTGCTCGAGCCCAAATGGAAGGGCAAGATCGTTGCCTTCGATCCCAAGGCCGGCGGCTTCGCGGCGACGCGGGATCGGTTTTTCTATCACAACGCGGAATTGGGGCCGCAATTCTTGCGGCGTTTGTTTAGCGAGACCAGCTTGACGTTATACGCGCGCTACCCGCAGGGCGAAGATTGGCTGGCGGCGGGAAAGTACTCGCTTTGCTTGTGCCGCCATCAATCGATCAGCGAGGCCAAGGCCCAAGGCTTGCCGGTGGATTTGATGGAGCCGACGCAATTCAAAGAAGGGGTCGGCATCGAGAGCCGGGCTAAAACGTTGGTGCTGATGAACCAAGCGCCGCATCCGAACGCGGCGAAGGTTTTTCTCAATTGGTTTCTATCGCGCGAGGGACAGAGCGATTTTCAGAAAACCGCGGCGAAGTTCATCGACGCCGGCGCCGAAGCGTCGCTGCGCCAAGATATTTCCAAGGATGATATTCCGCCGCGCAATCGGTTGAACCCGGGCGTGAAATATCTGCCGCAGTGGAACCCGGATTATTTCGATATGAAACCGATCAGTAAAGTGATCAGCGAAGCGCTGGCCGAGAAGAAATAG
- a CDS encoding extracellular solute-binding protein, with translation MLPFCRPILRRALSTLAAAFLLFLVTPWAEAAEAKSDAEWARTLEAAKKEGKVSVFLYQRENIEAAVKAFERKYPEIQVVTAATPAAETGPRLMAERRAGKFLWDICICGPTTPFAVLYPAKALDPIKPGLLLPEVLDLSKWWEGRHHYMDPEGNYIFVFLGSVDMPNLFYNKNLVDPKEFKSYWDMLNPKWRGKIVSLDPRQPGRQRVGGRFIYNIPELGEKFLTRLFTEMDVALSRDDRQALDWLAVGKYALCLMCGNIEAATAQGLPVGEFDVYRWKETPGIYSGSNGTVALMNQAPHPAAAKVFLNWLLSREGQLSFQKIMNSPDLLVESMRTDIAKDMIPAHQRRVAGTKYIIMDTAERSNQEPVNKLLKEIIKK, from the coding sequence ATGTTACCGTTTTGTCGCCCAATCCTTCGCCGTGCGTTGAGCACCTTAGCGGCTGCGTTCCTATTGTTTCTGGTGACCCCCTGGGCCGAGGCGGCAGAAGCGAAAAGCGACGCCGAATGGGCACGCACGCTCGAAGCCGCCAAAAAGGAGGGCAAAGTCAGCGTCTTCCTCTATCAGCGGGAAAACATCGAAGCAGCGGTCAAAGCCTTCGAAAGGAAGTATCCCGAGATCCAAGTTGTTACGGCGGCGACCCCGGCTGCAGAAACCGGGCCGCGCTTGATGGCGGAACGGCGTGCCGGAAAGTTTCTCTGGGACATTTGCATTTGCGGCCCGACCACACCGTTTGCGGTGTTGTATCCAGCCAAAGCCCTCGATCCGATCAAACCGGGCTTGCTGTTGCCCGAAGTGCTCGACCTATCAAAGTGGTGGGAAGGCAGACACCACTACATGGACCCGGAGGGCAATTACATTTTCGTCTTCCTGGGCAGCGTCGATATGCCCAATCTTTTTTACAACAAAAATCTTGTTGACCCGAAAGAATTCAAATCCTACTGGGACATGCTCAACCCCAAATGGCGCGGCAAAATCGTCTCACTCGATCCGCGCCAGCCGGGGCGGCAGCGCGTCGGCGGGCGGTTTATCTACAATATTCCCGAGCTGGGTGAGAAATTTTTGACTCGGCTATTCACCGAAATGGACGTTGCTTTGAGCCGCGACGACCGCCAGGCGCTCGACTGGCTGGCAGTCGGGAAGTACGCGCTCTGTCTCATGTGTGGCAATATCGAAGCGGCCACAGCGCAGGGTTTGCCGGTGGGCGAGTTCGACGTCTATCGCTGGAAGGAAACCCCGGGGATCTATTCCGGCAGCAACGGCACTGTAGCGCTGATGAACCAAGCGCCCCATCCGGCTGCGGCAAAAGTGTTTCTCAACTGGCTGTTGTCGCGCGAAGGGCAGCTGTCGTTTCAGAAAATCATGAACTCGCCGGATTTGCTGGTGGAATCGATGCGCACGGACATCGCGAAAGATATGATACCGGCGCATCAGCGTCGCGTCGCGGGAACCAAGTATATCATTATGGATACTGCCGAGCGCAGCAACCAGGAGCCGGTGAATAAGCTGCTGAAAGAGATTATTAAGAAATAG
- a CDS encoding Rieske 2Fe-2S domain-containing protein, with the protein MIRPSDLTWDEVVRVGPGTLGGNYLRAFWWPVALADEVKDIPVPVKILGEELVLFRDLGGQLNLLGVYCAHRRASLEYGLIQENGIRCAYHGWCYDRRGAIVDRPAEPIKTAPNIHHPWYPARELGGFVFAYLGKDKESPPPLPRYDVLVQDGHRVCERGDPDGGKAYNCNWLQGVENTTDTTHLTYLHGIYKNCPSFKPVEGEYGVKLYILEPRARPGHVAIRKRCTVLPTINRKSRELYKNDPNKMPVTLQQAIWVIPIDDTHCEEMRMTVYPEKPPDKRYHGEYIDKTKQRERKPYDRRAYGEVRGIVPLEDKAMVESQGAIVDRTLEHPGFGDRAILVLRKMLRDGIAAVANGEMPKGVLREDMSLVDLDIGIEQYPIDNVPVDRQELLAELQKQAEQI; encoded by the coding sequence ATGATTAGACCAAGCGATCTTACATGGGATGAAGTTGTCCGGGTCGGACCGGGGACCCTCGGCGGCAATTATTTGCGCGCGTTTTGGTGGCCGGTGGCGTTGGCGGACGAAGTCAAAGACATTCCGGTGCCGGTGAAAATTCTTGGCGAGGAACTGGTTTTGTTCCGCGACCTGGGCGGCCAGCTCAATTTGCTTGGCGTGTATTGCGCGCATCGGCGCGCGTCGTTGGAGTACGGGCTCATTCAAGAAAACGGCATTCGCTGCGCCTATCACGGCTGGTGCTACGACCGGCGCGGGGCGATTGTCGATCGGCCGGCGGAGCCGATCAAGACCGCGCCGAATATTCACCATCCCTGGTATCCGGCGCGCGAGTTGGGCGGCTTTGTTTTTGCCTATCTGGGTAAAGACAAAGAGAGTCCGCCGCCGCTGCCGCGCTACGATGTGCTGGTGCAAGATGGTCACCGTGTGTGTGAGCGCGGCGATCCGGATGGCGGCAAGGCGTATAATTGCAATTGGCTGCAGGGCGTCGAGAATACTACGGATACGACGCACCTGACCTATTTGCACGGTATTTACAAAAACTGCCCGTCGTTCAAGCCGGTGGAAGGCGAGTACGGCGTCAAACTCTATATTCTCGAACCGCGCGCGCGGCCGGGACATGTGGCGATCCGCAAGCGCTGCACGGTGCTGCCGACGATCAATCGCAAATCGCGCGAGCTGTATAAGAACGATCCGAACAAAATGCCGGTGACGCTGCAGCAGGCAATCTGGGTGATTCCCATCGACGATACGCATTGCGAAGAGATGCGCATGACGGTGTATCCCGAGAAACCGCCGGACAAGCGCTACCACGGTGAGTACATCGACAAAACCAAGCAGCGTGAACGCAAACCCTACGACCGGCGCGCTTATGGCGAGGTCCGCGGCATCGTGCCTTTGGAGGACAAAGCGATGGTCGAAAGCCAGGGCGCCATCGTCGATCGGACATTGGAACACCCCGGCTTCGGCGACCGGGCGATTCTTGTGCTGCGTAAGATGTTGCGCGATGGCATCGCTGCCGTTGCCAACGGCGAGATGCCCAAAGGCGTGTTGCGAGAAGATATGTCGCTGGTCGATCTCGACATCGGCATCGAGCAGTATCCGATCGACAACGTTCCCGTAGATCGCCAAGAGCTGCTCGCTGAACTGCAGAAGCAGGCGGAGCAAATATGA
- a CDS encoding extracellular solute-binding protein: MKLELQGRVCHPPFFSVKQNMLVFLFAFILSLLGLKPMLGAAEPWQAEWDRALKAAEQEGELTYYTLGEVGFVSEFEKKFPRIRVRVVQGKGNELLARMMAERRAGKFLADVARIGNTSPYALYQAKALQPISTAFILPEVKDESKWWSGKHQYIDSEGKYIFVPVGSVSVNMVAYNTETVVPAELHSFWDLLQEKWRAKIVVIDPRATGYGRSGARAAYSHAQLGADFLRRLFTEQVVMVSRDYRQAIDWLAQKRFAIMLFGNGDDVLQARAQGLPVNVVDTGVWKEGGMLEPGAFTLAWADKSPHPNAAKVFINWLLSREGQIAVQKDGSVNDSLRIDIPKTDVRPMARRKDGAKYMVTWKEEWIDAEPMQRVVNQALARSTRKN; the protein is encoded by the coding sequence ATGAAATTGGAATTGCAGGGGCGGGTTTGCCATCCGCCCTTTTTTAGCGTGAAGCAGAACATGCTGGTTTTCCTATTTGCCTTCATACTATCCCTTCTAGGCTTGAAGCCGATGCTCGGCGCCGCCGAGCCCTGGCAAGCCGAGTGGGATCGCGCACTCAAAGCCGCCGAGCAGGAAGGCGAGCTGACCTATTACACTCTCGGCGAAGTCGGTTTTGTCTCGGAGTTTGAAAAGAAATTTCCGCGCATTAGAGTCCGCGTCGTCCAGGGCAAGGGCAATGAGCTGCTGGCGCGCATGATGGCCGAGCGGCGCGCCGGTAAGTTTCTCGCCGACGTGGCGCGCATCGGAAATACTTCTCCTTACGCGCTCTACCAGGCCAAAGCTCTGCAGCCGATATCCACCGCGTTTATTCTTCCCGAAGTGAAAGACGAATCAAAATGGTGGTCGGGCAAGCATCAGTATATCGACAGCGAGGGCAAATATATTTTCGTGCCGGTGGGCAGTGTGTCGGTGAACATGGTGGCTTATAACACCGAGACTGTGGTGCCGGCGGAGTTGCATTCGTTCTGGGACCTTTTGCAGGAGAAGTGGCGCGCCAAGATCGTTGTCATCGATCCGCGCGCGACAGGCTATGGCCGCAGCGGTGCGCGCGCGGCTTATTCCCATGCTCAGCTCGGCGCGGACTTTCTCCGCCGCTTGTTTACTGAGCAGGTGGTGATGGTTTCACGTGATTATCGTCAGGCCATCGATTGGTTGGCGCAAAAAAGGTTTGCCATCATGCTATTTGGCAACGGCGATGATGTGCTGCAAGCGAGAGCGCAGGGGTTGCCGGTAAACGTCGTCGACACTGGCGTATGGAAGGAGGGCGGCATGTTGGAGCCGGGGGCTTTTACACTGGCCTGGGCCGACAAATCGCCGCACCCCAACGCCGCAAAAGTTTTTATCAATTGGCTCCTATCGCGCGAAGGTCAAATCGCCGTGCAGAAAGACGGCAGCGTCAACGATTCGCTGCGCATCGACATCCCCAAGACCGACGTGCGGCCCATGGCGCGGCGCAAAGATGGCGCGAAGTATATGGTCACTTGGAAAGAAGAGTGGATTGACGCCGAGCCAATGCAGCGTGTGGTCAATCAGGCGCTGGCGCGCAGCACACGAAAAAATTGA
- a CDS encoding iron ABC transporter permease: MKTMAKTETANIEVAPRSWFPPLDGGTAIMTVLIAFMGFYVLYPLTLIVINSFNTATIAEPEVYGLDAWRKAFAEPGIWRSLWNSVKIGIVLQLIALPSGIFISWLLARTNIYGANLFEFGFWISFILPNLATTFGWMLLLDPSTGLVNSWLRPLGINFDIYSFSGIIWAHLMANGISTKVMLMTPAFRRMDASMEEASRMSGASPFTTLLRITIPAMTPVIIVVFLLSVIRIFSSFETELLLGVPWGFYVYATKIVDLARQEPPLVNQAAALGSVILIFLIAFIPIQRRLIARRQFTTVTGQFKPKIIELGIWRWPATILVGFIVFLLDVVPILSVFGGSFMTRFGFFNLPKTWTIEYWKMALSDPRILQGLQNTLIIAFSAAIVGALFFSLVGYILVRTKYPGRGILDSICWLPSAIPGVLSGLGLLWMFLGTPFFRPFYGTLFLLVIASVLGGITLSTQILKANFVQLGNELEEASRMSGAGFWRTYFKVVFPLMAQTMVLVAVLKFMFAAQQTSSIILLATSETRTLSLLALDQVAAGYREVASITVIFIMLLTLGVALVARSFGLKVGIRAD, encoded by the coding sequence ATGAAGACCATGGCGAAGACCGAGACCGCGAACATAGAGGTCGCCCCCCGCTCCTGGTTCCCGCCACTCGATGGTGGCACGGCGATCATGACTGTGCTGATCGCCTTCATGGGGTTTTATGTCCTCTACCCCTTGACGCTGATCGTTATCAATAGTTTCAATACGGCAACCATCGCCGAGCCAGAAGTCTACGGCCTCGATGCCTGGCGCAAGGCGTTCGCCGAGCCAGGTATTTGGCGCTCGCTCTGGAACAGCGTCAAGATCGGCATTGTTTTGCAGCTGATCGCGCTGCCCTCCGGTATTTTCATCTCCTGGTTGCTGGCGCGAACCAATATTTACGGCGCCAACTTGTTCGAGTTCGGTTTCTGGATATCGTTTATTCTGCCCAATTTGGCGACGACCTTCGGCTGGATGCTGCTGCTCGATCCGAGCACAGGGCTGGTCAATAGCTGGCTGCGGCCGCTGGGAATCAACTTCGACATTTACTCCTTTTCCGGCATCATCTGGGCCCACCTGATGGCCAATGGGATTTCCACCAAGGTCATGCTGATGACGCCGGCGTTCCGGCGCATGGACGCGTCGATGGAAGAGGCGAGCCGGATGTCGGGAGCGAGTCCGTTTACCACGCTGTTGCGCATTACCATCCCCGCCATGACCCCAGTTATTATCGTGGTCTTTCTGCTCAGCGTCATTCGTATCTTCAGCAGCTTCGAGACTGAGCTCCTGCTCGGCGTGCCCTGGGGCTTTTACGTTTACGCCACCAAGATTGTCGATCTGGCGCGCCAGGAACCGCCGCTGGTCAATCAAGCGGCGGCGCTGGGCAGCGTGATTCTGATTTTCTTGATCGCCTTCATTCCGATTCAGCGCAGGCTTATCGCGCGCCGCCAGTTCACGACCGTGACCGGCCAGTTCAAACCCAAGATCATCGAGCTCGGCATCTGGCGTTGGCCGGCGACGATCTTGGTCGGTTTCATCGTCTTCCTGCTCGATGTCGTGCCGATCTTGAGCGTCTTTGGCGGCAGCTTCATGACCCGCTTTGGCTTTTTTAATCTGCCGAAAACTTGGACGATCGAATATTGGAAAATGGCGCTGTCTGATCCGCGCATCCTGCAGGGGTTGCAGAACACTTTGATCATCGCTTTCAGCGCGGCCATTGTCGGCGCGCTTTTCTTCTCGCTGGTTGGCTATATTCTCGTGCGCACCAAATATCCGGGCCGCGGCATTCTCGATTCGATCTGCTGGCTGCCCTCGGCAATTCCCGGCGTGCTTTCCGGTCTGGGTCTACTGTGGATGTTTCTCGGCACGCCGTTCTTCCGGCCGTTCTATGGGACGCTGTTTTTGCTCGTCATTGCTTCGGTGTTGGGCGGCATCACGCTGTCGACGCAAATACTCAAGGCTAACTTTGTGCAATTGGGCAACGAGCTCGAAGAGGCCTCACGCATGTCAGGCGCCGGATTCTGGCGCACTTATTTCAAAGTCGTCTTCCCATTGATGGCGCAGACGATGGTGTTAGTCGCAGTGCTGAAGTTCATGTTCGCGGCGCAGCAAACGTCGAGCATTATCTTGCTAGCCACCTCCGAGACGCGCACGCTGTCGCTGCTGGCGCTGGACCAGGTGGCCGCCGGCTATCGCGAAGTCGCCAGCATTACGGTTATTTTCATCATGCTGCTCACCCTTGGCGTCGCGCTAGTGGCCCGGTCGTTTGGTCTCAAAGTCGGCATCCGCGCCGATTGA
- a CDS encoding NAD(P)-dependent oxidoreductase, producing the protein MTRLHSAAALERLGFIGLGNMGGAIALRLLRAGYPLTVLDLEDARMAPLIKAGAASAATPAKVAERSTIVIASLQPESVEEVACGRNGLVAARQADFCFVDLSSTSQELAIKVSGALRELGIEMLDAPVSGADIGATNGNLTLFVGGSYPAYQRCLPVLQQIGQMVTYLGPNGNGQVGKKINQMMQAMSELAIYEGMLLAQKKGLPLQMFARAASAGCAQTWRLDELVDGVFNHGESKHRFRLRPGRTGNALKMAEQLGIKLPGTEAAHQVFLRHNWEIVIDFDEDKVPE; encoded by the coding sequence ATGACGCGGTTGCATTCGGCGGCGGCGTTGGAGCGTTTAGGTTTTATCGGGCTTGGCAATATGGGCGGCGCGATTGCGCTCCGGCTCCTGCGCGCTGGTTACCCGTTGACCGTGCTCGATTTGGAAGATGCGAGGATGGCGCCGCTTATCAAAGCCGGCGCGGCCAGCGCGGCTACCCCGGCGAAGGTTGCCGAGCGTTCGACCATTGTCATCGCTTCGCTGCAACCGGAGTCGGTGGAAGAGGTGGCCTGCGGCAGAAACGGGCTGGTGGCGGCGCGGCAGGCGGATTTTTGTTTCGTCGACTTGAGCAGCACGTCGCAGGAGCTGGCGATCAAAGTCTCCGGCGCGCTGCGCGAGCTCGGCATCGAGATGCTCGATGCGCCGGTGAGCGGCGCCGACATCGGCGCGACCAACGGCAACCTGACGCTCTTTGTCGGCGGCAGCTATCCGGCGTATCAACGCTGTCTGCCGGTCTTGCAGCAGATCGGCCAGATGGTGACCTACCTCGGCCCCAACGGCAATGGCCAGGTGGGCAAGAAAATCAACCAGATGATGCAGGCGATGTCCGAGCTGGCGATCTACGAAGGCATGCTGCTGGCGCAGAAAAAGGGGCTGCCACTGCAGATGTTCGCGCGGGCGGCGTCGGCCGGCTGCGCGCAGACCTGGCGCTTGGACGAGCTGGTCGACGGCGTGTTCAATCACGGCGAAAGCAAACACCGGTTTCGGCTGCGCCCTGGCCGCACGGGCAATGCCCTCAAGATGGCCGAGCAGCTCGGCATCAAGCTGCCAGGCACGGAAGCGGCGCATCAGGTGTTTTTACGGCATAACTGGGAGATAGTGATTGACTTCGATGAGGACAAAGTTCCGGAGTAG